The Populus alba chromosome 6, ASM523922v2, whole genome shotgun sequence genomic interval ttccttttttgtccATGCATCCATTTTCCTTGTTTAATGGCTGTGCCATTGGTTTTGGAACTAGTCTGTAATGGTTGCCCTGCTGTTTCTTTCTAGTTCTTAATATAGTGTTATTTGATTTGAGCTTGCCGTTTATCAGAAATAAgcattttgattaataaatgatattttgttttacccttttcaaataaattattataaaaagattacGATACTAATGTGACTTCTTTCTATAAGCATATCATTCAAATCTCTATACAGACTGGGTTCTAATCTGTCTCTCcgttcttctctctttcttttcggTTTATTGCAGATTAAGGGTGAAAAATAAtggattttttcaaaagcactaTGCCCATTTGCCCTCAGCATTGTTCACAATGGGCAAGAGTTTACATGGAGTATTGTCTTTGCAATATGAAAGATGGGGTTTCATTAACTTTAGGTATGATTAGTGTTTTGAGTTGGGGTGCTGCTGAGATACCTCAAATCGTTACAAACTACAAGGAGAAATCCACTGAAGGACTTTCCCTTGCTTTCTTGTTGACATGGATTATTGGGTGAGATATCTGTTGAAGTGCCATGTTCTTGCTTTATGTCTTTTGATAATATGTTTGCTTGTTATGTTAATTTgtaatgcttttatttttagggatctttttaatgtttttggctGCATGCTGGAACCAGCTACTGTAAGTggtcttttcttccttttcttttacctcTAATTCTACTGATTGCTTGTTTTGATTATCCACTTTACTTGTTGAAATTCtgaataaacttgttattatgtTATATAATCCCATGAAATTGTGAGGTTTTGAATGATTACATATGCATTTTCCCGCTTAAATTTCTAGGATGAATTAGTTTAAGTGTTTAGTTAACGtcttgagataaaaataaaaaaaaattagagacaaAGGGAAGACCTCCTGACAAAAATTCACAAAACTGTACTCTTAATTTGTCAATgtctttttaaccaaacatgttttttaccCCTCTGTCTTTAGATACTAACCAAATGCAACCTaagatttcattaattagctAAAATTCAAGATTAGTTGATGGTTATATCATCCCTGTTCACCTTGGATTTCAATGATGTTTTAACTGTAGTTTTATGCTTGATTCTGCAGCTTCCAACACAGTACTACATGGCAGTGGTAAGAATTCTGATAAAGACTACAAGTTCTCTAATATGGTCTTGCTATTAATTTAGTTGGTCTCTTGTCATTGAACAATTCATTTACaatgctttgttgtttttcagtTGTATACAATGACTAGCACACTTCTGACTGCACAAACTGTTTACTATGGTCACATCTATCATCGTCTGAAATGCAATAGACGACGCCTCAAGGTAAggatcttttttattcttataatttaacagcaattttcaacatttaagtatgtatttttttgagtgaaagATCAAAGTTCTTGGAACGAGTCAAAAGGAGACAAACTGTCCTGTAGGTGGATTCTGGAGGCAGAAAATTGTGCTAACTTTTGTGAAGCAAAGCTTGGCCCTGAGCAAAAAGActgaattttttcatgtttgtgctGGATTTTAATCTATAATTTATGAATTCTGGGATATGGTTCAATGAAGAAATGTTTTGGAACATGAATGTGACCGTCCCGTGGGAACATTTTCCTTTCCAATGTGTTCTGCATAAATTAGAAGTACTATAATTtggtttttcttaaatataaatgaaaatttatgtCAATAGATTTGATGACAGATATGCTGTTTATTGACTTCTTCAAGTAGCTAAAAAATCTCTGCACTTCTATTTGTAATGTGCTGTTCAGGTTCTAGATTAGTATTTGCGCATGTAATACGCTGTTAATGTTCTTCCCTGTAATCCAGGGCCCTGTCTCCAGTCATTCTGAAGAGGCTGGAAGAATTAAACAAGGAAATAGTCACGCTGGTGCACAAGTCAACAGTGCTGATCAACAGAGAAATGAGCCTGCAGCTCCTGATGGAACAAATGGTTTGAGTTCACCAATTCCTTTCCCAACACTTCCTCAAAAAAGTTCCCCTGAAAGAGATCTATACTACGCGTAAACTTCTCTTCTTGAATTTGTCAATATGCATTAGATTTGAATCACAACCtcagctttatttttttttatgtggttgtTCCAGTCTATGCTGGTGCTTGTTTGGTTCTTGTCAGGGACTTTTCTTGGATTTATACCTGAGTTCCAGGTGGAACATTCCACCATGAACCCATGGTTGCAAAAACTGTTACTGAATGCTGTAGCCCCATTTTGATCTGAAATACAGTAGCCTTTTTTGGTTCCATATTTGAAGTTGACAAACTTCtctgcatttttttcttgtatgcGATCATgctattgaaattgaaattcataTCTATACAATATGGTGATGTCACAAATGTAATTTTCTTTGATCATTTTTCTTTCAGGTCAGCAAGATCTCTTTCAAGCAGCCATACTCCCACAGTAGGATCCTTTTTAGCACAAAGAATGACTCCATCGTTTTTGATTAGGAATTCAATTGAAGAGCCATTGCTTGGTGAAGATGTAGCCACACAACCTGCACCGAATTTGAACACCAAAACCATGctatgtgtggttaggatacATACCAATCTTTTGCAGTCATGTTTTGTGAAGAACTCTACACTAAATATGACATTCTATTATAGTCAcagacaattttttatttcaggtaTCTGTAGTCACAGTCACATTCCTTGGAACACTTAATCTTCACCATTCAGCAAACAGCAGGCTTGACAGggtgtttgaaaataaaaatcaaggaatTTTCATTCAAGTAGGAAGAAAGATTTTGCAGGTATCCCAACTTGAAGTTTAGTTTCATTCAAGAAATCCTAGGTATCGTTAATATCTCGGGACAAAAAAGATGGAGACATTGGTGACATGTCTCTATCTCTGTCTTTTCAACCAAACATGTTTCTGCCATTTCTGTCTTTGGATACTAATTAACCAAACGCAACCCTAGTGAATTAAATTGTCGATCATTGTGGAAAAAATGGTGATTTCCTGTCTTTCTTTTACAGATTCCTCCAAAGTAAATTTCCCCCTTTTCCCTACTATTATTTAAGTTGGTCATCCAGCTTTCTGCTTCTTGTGCATTAGAGATGATTCAATTAAATGTAGGATAACACATGAGATAGAGGATAGTATATATGCAAGATGGTAAAACATAATCCTGGAGTTAGTCACTGGCTTTCATATGCTGCTTAACTATAGAcaactttttctaaaaaatcccttttaaattttcttttgataatttcttatgttgtttttcttgaaaCGGATTTCAGACAAGTAGCATAATGTCACATGAAAATGATATTGATGGAAATGCAATCGGAACGTTCCTTGGTTGGTCGATGGCAGCTATTTACATGGGTGGACGGCTTCCTCAAATCTGCCTAAATGTAAGATGATCTTCCCAATATACCAATATTATCAGCATTCAgtaatgcatgcatgttttttttctattcaatgcCAGAAGGTTATCTTCATTTCAGAAGACTGCACAGGAGATGGTAGTTATAACATGTTATGTGCCTGTTTGGGAATGCGGGCATGGCTGCGGTTGCACCCGCGTTCACTAACCAAAAGCATCAATTTGGCAGAACTATGACTGAAACACTCTTCCCCTCCACCTCTTTATTTTCCTGGAACATTTGCAGTGTCTGTGGTGTATTGTTGCTTCCTCTAATTTTAACTAGCAATGCTTGTCTTCTAAATTTCTACAACTAAATTCAACTTTGGTGGTTTATCAATTTTGCAGATCAAGAGGGGCAAGGTTGAGGTAAAGTATATTGACCTATAACTTCAGTGTTCTTCCATAAAAGCTGATATATGTTCCACAGCACAATTATGTAGCCACTATATCTTTAACAGTTTCTCCTATCCAAAATGTTGTGCTAAATTTCTTCTATGCTACTCAGGGGCTTAATCCATTAATGTTCGTCTTTGCTCTGGTTGGAAATATCACATATGTAGCAAGGTGCATACAATCCCCCCCGCCCCACCACCATCTTTGATTTCATTCTTGTCTCTGCTTTTCTATTCTCTAATTTTGGGTCTGGTATTTATTACGTTTTCAATAGCATACTAGTCGATAGCTTGGCATGGTCAAAGATCAGAGCAAACCTACCATGGCTGGTGGACGCAGGAGGTTGTGTGCTGCTTGACACTTGTGTATCCTTATTAACTCACAGTTAAATTCTTAGGAAAGATTGTGAATTCCACTTGGCTTATGTGTTTCCATACTTGATTGTCAACCTGGATAAGATGAGTCCTGTTGTCTTCCATTTTTTTGTCGAACCCTAATGTCTTGACTAGATACTGCTTCAATTCGTCTACTTTCGCTACCGGAGGCTCCAAGTAGCGGAGGACAAGCTACGAAGGTCCAATGGAGCTTAGATAGTGATGAAACATGTTGACTaaggcttttttttcttttttttttggtttaggcACTGTAATGGATCCATGGCATCTGAACATTCATAGCTTCCCATCAAACTTGATCAGGCATAAGCCTTGCTGCAAATGGCCGTCTTGCGGTGATAATAACTCTTCATTTGGATTTTGTTGGGTGAGCTAAGCGATAGAAGTTCTGATTAATGTTATTTACCGTTTGGACTTCCATTGCAGAAGACCACCTTGTATTTCTCCTCCAATCTGGTTCCTTCCTTCGTTTTTAGCTGTCAGAAAATGGACGGGAACTGACTTGATGAGCTCcaactcattttctttcttacaCCCCGTTTTTCATTCAATTACGACTTACGTGAATTTCATCATACTTATTAAACCTCGTCTGGTAGTTTAACCTGCCGACTCGAAACTAGTTTTAAGTAGGGTTTTCTTTCAAGTATAGACACGTCCACTTATGTCCTAGGCAACAGCAAGGCTGTCTTTACTACAAATCTCCATTCAAATTTCATGGAGTCTCCATGTCCCTACTTGCAAAGAGTTTCTTATGCAACATGGCTCGCCATCTTAATTTCCCTTCCTTCCAATGCCTTGAGATCGTCGCTTAGGATGGCGCCTTTAGCACCACATTGCTACAAATCCATCAAGGTGTACTTGCCCTCAAATGTTTATTACCTTTATGGTTTGCTATATTTGATTGATCATTGATCCTTTCAAAATAATCAATGTTCCATCTAGAATCGTAAAGGGATTCTCGGACCCTTTGTGTATCAAAACTAACTACTTTCTGATCTGTCAAGTAACTCATTCACAACCAGACATTAGTATATTTATCTATTGATAGTGATCGAGGTTCTGGAGCTTGTGTCAGAGGATAGAAGTTTGATGAGTTAAGGTTTTGTTTGGTAAAGCGGtgcaaact includes:
- the LOC118052949 gene encoding vacuolar histidine transporter YPQ3, giving the protein MDFFKSTMPICPQHCSQWARVYMEYCLCNMKDGVSLTLGMISVLSWGAAEIPQIVTNYKEKSTEGLSLAFLLTWIIGDLFNVFGCMLEPATLPTQYYMAVLYTMTSTLLTAQTVYYGHIYHRLKCNRRRLKGPVSSHSEEAGRIKQGNSHAGAQVNSADQQRNEPAAPDGTNGLSSPIPFPTLPQKSSPERDLYYASARSLSSSHTPTVGSFLAQRMTPSFLIRNSIEEPLLGEDVATQPAPNLNTKTMLCVVSVVTVTFLGTLNLHHSANSRLDRVFENKNQGIFIQVGRKILQTSSIMSHENDIDGNAIGTFLGWSMAAIYMGGRLPQICLNIKRGKVEGLNPLMFVFALVGNITYVASILVDSLAWSKIRANLPWLVDAGGCVLLDTCILLQFVYFRYRRLQVAEDKLRRSNGA